One region of Citrus sinensis cultivar Valencia sweet orange chromosome 6, DVS_A1.0, whole genome shotgun sequence genomic DNA includes:
- the LOC102610184 gene encoding F-box/FBD/LRR-repeat protein At1g13570-like isoform X1, with translation MTEMEKQAAKLDRISNLPWDVLDTILVNLPLREAARTSILSSKWRYKWTGLSQLVFDDKCFSSSLSMEERWGEIMKIIHMVQSYHSGPIEKFKLAAYCSPNFSDLEEWIQYLMDKGIKELILQDFGFVKRFKLPCGIFSCPQLTCLELYGCVFKLPSTFKGFHCLKSLQLTQVSIISDILESLIRNCPILERLTLLNIDHLASVRIHNSSLKYLKIDSEFEDINLENSVNLDSVDIRMIPMHGGIITHNNEQSNSCNFDRVFGCLYDIKRLTLSCHFLQWLAGDQVQERLPIVLNRLLFLDLKEVTLSNFKEVMVSLSIVKSCPNLEELVITVVQSNGSRPAMDCFTGLCLCGFMFHKLKVVRIRGIIGTRTELEFIKVVLTLSPQLESIIIVNYLGDRIPESLLLEVDRASEHVKIISLAL, from the exons ATGACTGAAATGGAAAAGCAAGCTGCAAAGTTGGATAGGATTAGCAATCTGCCCTGGGATGTGCTAGATACCATCCTTGTCAACTTGCCGTTAAGAGAAGCTGCTAGGACTAGCATCTTGTCAAGTAAGTGGAGATATAAGTGGACTGGCCTTTCACAGTTAGTTTTTGATGATAAATGCTTCTCTAGTTCTCTGTCAATGGAAGAAAGGTGGGGAGAgattatgaaaatcattcacatGGTGCAGTCATATCACAGTGGCCCAATTGAGAAGTTCAAGCTGGCTGCTTATTGCAGTCCAAATTTCTCTGATTTAGAAGAGTGGATTCAGTATCTGATGGACAAAGGTATTAAGGAGTTAATTCTTCAGGACTTTGGTTTTGTGAAACGTTTCAAGCTGCCTTGTGGCATTTTCTCTTGTCCGCAGCTAACATGTCTGGAGCTTTATGGCTGCGTGTTCAAGCTTCCTTCTACATTCAAAGGATTTCATTGCCTTAAAAGCCTTCAGCTCACTCAGGTTTCTATAATCAGTGACATACTTGAAAGTTTAATTCGGAACTGTCCTATTCTTGAGAGGTTAACGCTTTTGAACATTGACCATTTGGCCTCTGTGAGAATTCACAATTCTAGCCTGAAGTACCTGAAGATAGATTCGGAGTTTGAAGATATCAATCTTGAAAATAGTGTGAATTTAGATAGTGTTGATATTCGTATGATCCCTATGCATGGAGGGATCATAACCCACAACAATGAGCAAAGCAACTCTTGCAATTTTGACCGAGTGTTTGGATGTCTATATGATATTAAGAGGCTCACATTGTCCTGCCACTTTCTTCAG TGGCTAGCCGGTGACCAAGTACAGGAAAGACTTCCTATTGTGCTCAATCGGCTCTTGTTTCTTGACCTAAAGGAAGTAACACTCAGCAATTTTAAAGAAGTCATGGTTTCCCTTTCTATAGTTAAAAGCTGCCCCAATTTAGAGGAACTCGTCATTACG GTTGTTCAATCAAACGGTTCTAGACCTGCTATGGATTGTTTTACAGGACTGTGCCTATGTGGCTTCATGTTCCATAAGCTTAAGGTCGTGAGGATTAGAGGCATCATTGGTACAAGAACCGAATTGGAATTTATCAAAGTTGTACTGACACTTTCCCCTCAGCTCGAGTcaattataattgtaaattatcTGGGTGATAGGATTCCTGAATCCTTGCTGCTGGAAGTTGACCGGGCTTCAGAACATGTGAAGATTATAAGTTTAGCACTGTAG
- the LOC102610184 gene encoding F-box/FBD/LRR-repeat protein At1g13570-like isoform X2, with amino-acid sequence MTEMEKQAAKLDRISNLPWDVLDTILVNLPLREAARTSILSSKWRYKWTGLSQLVFDDKCFSSSLSMEERWGEIMKIIHMVQSYHSGPIEKFKLAAYCSPNFSDLEEWIQYLMDKGIKELILQDFGFVKRFKLPCGIFSCPQLTCLELYGCVFKLPSTFKGFHCLKSLQLTQVSIISDILESLIRNCPILERLTLLNIDHLASVRIHNSSLKYLKIDSEFEDINLENSVNLDSVDIRMIPMHGGIITHNNEQSNSCNFDRVFGCLYDIKRLTLSCHFLQWLAGDQVQERLPIVLNRLLFLDLKEVTLSNFKEVMVSLSIVKSCPNLEELVITDCAYVASCSISLRS; translated from the exons ATGACTGAAATGGAAAAGCAAGCTGCAAAGTTGGATAGGATTAGCAATCTGCCCTGGGATGTGCTAGATACCATCCTTGTCAACTTGCCGTTAAGAGAAGCTGCTAGGACTAGCATCTTGTCAAGTAAGTGGAGATATAAGTGGACTGGCCTTTCACAGTTAGTTTTTGATGATAAATGCTTCTCTAGTTCTCTGTCAATGGAAGAAAGGTGGGGAGAgattatgaaaatcattcacatGGTGCAGTCATATCACAGTGGCCCAATTGAGAAGTTCAAGCTGGCTGCTTATTGCAGTCCAAATTTCTCTGATTTAGAAGAGTGGATTCAGTATCTGATGGACAAAGGTATTAAGGAGTTAATTCTTCAGGACTTTGGTTTTGTGAAACGTTTCAAGCTGCCTTGTGGCATTTTCTCTTGTCCGCAGCTAACATGTCTGGAGCTTTATGGCTGCGTGTTCAAGCTTCCTTCTACATTCAAAGGATTTCATTGCCTTAAAAGCCTTCAGCTCACTCAGGTTTCTATAATCAGTGACATACTTGAAAGTTTAATTCGGAACTGTCCTATTCTTGAGAGGTTAACGCTTTTGAACATTGACCATTTGGCCTCTGTGAGAATTCACAATTCTAGCCTGAAGTACCTGAAGATAGATTCGGAGTTTGAAGATATCAATCTTGAAAATAGTGTGAATTTAGATAGTGTTGATATTCGTATGATCCCTATGCATGGAGGGATCATAACCCACAACAATGAGCAAAGCAACTCTTGCAATTTTGACCGAGTGTTTGGATGTCTATATGATATTAAGAGGCTCACATTGTCCTGCCACTTTCTTCAG TGGCTAGCCGGTGACCAAGTACAGGAAAGACTTCCTATTGTGCTCAATCGGCTCTTGTTTCTTGACCTAAAGGAAGTAACACTCAGCAATTTTAAAGAAGTCATGGTTTCCCTTTCTATAGTTAAAAGCTGCCCCAATTTAGAGGAACTCGTCATTACG GACTGTGCCTATGTGGCTTCATGTTCCATAAGCTTAAGGTCGTGA
- the LOC102610914 gene encoding zinc finger protein CONSTANS-LIKE 2 encodes MMKEESNDGSGGGNSWARVCDTCRAAACTVYCKADMAYLCSACDSRVHVANRVAFRHERVFVCESCEQAPAAFLCKADAASLCAACDAEIHSANPLARRHQRVPILPISGSVYGGRTGATPEGDHEDDQDEEEAASWLLLSNPGKNCGNGNNGNNNGFLFGGEVDEYLDLVDYTGGNQYLDQYSNGNNNQQQHGVAQKGYVGDSVVPVQCELANKDHHRHQQNFQMGLDYDSSKAGYSYNGSISHSVSVSSTDLGVVPESTMSDISISHSRPPKGTIDLFSGPPIQMPPQLTPMDREARVLRYREKKKTRKFEKTIRYASRKAYAETRPRIKGRFAKRTDAEVEVDQMFSATLMTDPGYGIVPSF; translated from the exons ATGATGAAAGAGGAGAGCAACGACGGCAGTGGAGGAGGAAACAGCTGGGCACGTGTGTGTGACACTTGCAGGGCAGCTGCATGCACGGTCTACTGCAAAGCTGATATGGCGTATCTTTGCTCTGCATGCGACTCCAGAGTCCATGTGGCCAATCGTGTCGCCTTTAGACATGAGCGCGTGTTCGTGTGCGAGTCCTGCGAACAAGCCCCGGCTGCTTTCTTATGCAAGGCGGACGCGGCGTCGCTTTGTGCTGCATGTGACGCTGAGATTCACTCAGCAAACCCTCTCGCAAGGCGCCACCAGCGGGTCCCTATTCTTCCGATATCTGGCTCGGTGTACGGGGGAAGGACCGGCGCGACGCCGGAGGGAGATCATGAGGATGACCAGGACGAGGAAGAAGCGGCTTCGTGGTTGCTGTTGAGTAATCCTGGGAAGAATTGCGGTAATGGTAATAATGGGAATAATAATGGGTTTCTGTTTGGTGGGGAAGTTGATGAGTACTTGGACCTTGTGGATTATACTGGTGGGAATCAGTACCTTGATCAGTACAGTAATGGTAACAATAATCAGCAACAGCACGGTGTTGCTCAAAAGGGTTATGTGGGTGACAGTGTTGTGCCTGTTCAGTGTGAATTAGCTAACAAAgatcatcatcgtcatcagcaaaattttcaaatgggATTGGACTATGATTCATCTAAAGCAGGATATAGCTACAACGGTTCAATTAGTCACAGT GTCTCGGTTTCATCTACCGATCTCGGAGTGGTACCGGAATCAACCATGAGTGACATATCGATTTCACACTCGAGGCCACCGAAAGGGACCATTGACCTCTTCTCAGGACCTCCAATTCAAATGCCACCCCAGCTTACTCCCATGGACAGGGAGGCCAGAGTCTTGAGATacagggaaaaaaagaagacaagAAAATTCGAGAAGACAATCAGGTATGCCTCAAGGAAGGCCTATGCGGAAACTAGACCACGTATCAAGGGCAGGTTCGCGAAGAGAACCGATGCTGAAGTTGAAGTTGATCAAATGTTCTCCGCAACATTGATGACTGATCCTGGATATGGCATTGTTCCTTCATTCTAA